A single region of the candidate division WOR-3 bacterium genome encodes:
- a CDS encoding nicotinate phosphoribosyltransferase has protein sequence MNATLKEILEGKTTDIYFRRAIEILRRKKKNPEVVAEVWAKKLPEKYEWGIFTGLSEAIELFKNKKVDVWALPEGSVFFEKEPVFTIKGKYLEFAELETPLLGFLCQASGISTKAARCKINADGRIIISFGSRRMHPSITPIIDRYAYIGGVDGVSSVLSAEKLNLKPTGTIPHSLILIFEDTEGAALAYDEVISKEIPRIILVDTFGDEKIEGVRLAESLKQKLNAIRIDTPSSRRGELKFILEETRKELDYRGFNNVGIFVSGGLDEYNIVELNPWASGYGIG, from the coding sequence ATGAATGCAACTCTTAAAGAAATCCTTGAAGGTAAGACAACAGATATATATTTTCGGAGAGCCATTGAAATTTTAAGAAGAAAGAAAAAGAACCCTGAGGTGGTTGCTGAAGTTTGGGCAAAAAAACTTCCGGAGAAATATGAGTGGGGAATATTTACTGGACTTAGTGAAGCGATTGAATTATTTAAGAATAAGAAGGTTGATGTTTGGGCTTTACCTGAGGGAAGCGTTTTTTTTGAGAAAGAGCCTGTTTTCACTATCAAAGGTAAATATTTAGAATTTGCAGAATTGGAAACTCCATTACTTGGTTTTTTATGTCAGGCTTCTGGAATCTCTACGAAAGCAGCAAGATGTAAAATAAATGCAGATGGAAGAATTATTATTTCTTTTGGATCGAGAAGAATGCATCCATCTATAACCCCTATTATAGATAGATATGCTTATATTGGAGGAGTAGATGGAGTTTCTTCTGTTTTATCTGCAGAGAAATTAAATCTAAAACCAACAGGGACGATTCCCCACTCTCTAATTCTTATCTTTGAAGATACAGAGGGAGCTGCGCTGGCTTATGATGAAGTAATTTCTAAAGAGATTCCCCGCATTATTCTTGTAGATACCTTTGGAGACGAGAAAATTGAAGGAGTAAGACTTGCAGAGAGCTTAAAACAAAAATTGAATGCGATTAGAATTGATACTCCTTCTTCAAGAAGGGGAGAACTGAAATTTATCTTGGAGGAAACAAGAAAGGAATTAGATTATAGAGGTTTTAATAATGTGGGGATATTTGTCTCAGGGGGATTAGATGAATACAATATTGTAGAGCTTAATCCTTGGGCAAGTGGGTATGGAATAGGA